A section of the Acropora muricata isolate sample 2 chromosome 4, ASM3666990v1, whole genome shotgun sequence genome encodes:
- the LOC136914215 gene encoding uncharacterized protein isoform X1, giving the protein MIEKLLRMFSRRKSKDASYVPLLLRYSETAKPLSLIIKRKRSIWKRPFAKDEMIFLAGLENSVCELDCAVSPMQFPEGLKSKLFDKYKKSSTPPGVAKRDSWGPILFKYCRVQYNKATTKLELMKGKFVGKYKITRAMSLVKDRKYDVVFNYDDDDDGDVDNDDPVDVVADNIFAVKPTRHVSLAKDLKCEDGSSNTDNDDGDNDDEKALKPLRFDKHLKHDTFNGDDDDCGDEHNNNDDVDGDGGRIPVHVVADDILPVLEDFNYRDMKNIEHIYKNVLLSTKSREQQKALVKKYLGWFENLLTDDKKKILLDEPLTRSDCAFLRSFYGAALPD; this is encoded by the exons ATGATTGAAAAGCTACTTCGCATGTTTTCCAGAAGGAAATCTAAAGATGCAAGCTACGTGCCACTTTTGCTTCGATATTCAGAGACAGCAAAGCCTTTGTCCTTGATAATCAAACGAAAGAGATCAATATGGAAACGTCCTTTTGCGAAAGACGAAATGATCTTTCTCGCTGGCCTAGAAAACTCTGTTTGTGAATTAGACTGTGCTGTCTCTCCAATGCAGTTCCCAGAGGGTTTAAAATCCAAACTCTTTGATAAATACAAAAAAAGTTCAACCCCTCCGGGAGTTGCAAAAAGAGACTCATGGGGACCAATTCTTTTCAAGTACTGTCGTGTTCAGTACAATAAAGCGACAACAAAACTGGAGCTCATGAAGGGAAAGTTTGTTGGCAAGTACAAAATAACGCGTGCTATGAGTCTCGTTAAGGACCGGAAATATGATGTTGTGTTTaactatgatgatgatgacgatggtGATGTTGATAACGATGATCCAGTTGATGTGGTTgcagacaacatttttgcag TTAAACCGACACGACATGTCAGTCTCGCTAAGGACTTGAAATGTGAAGATGGTTCTTCTAACACTGACAATGATGATGgcgataatgatgatgaaaaaGCACTGAAACCACTTAGATTCGATAAACATTTGAAACATGACACTTTCAacggtgatgatgatgattgtgGTGAcgaacataataataatgacgatgTTGACGGCGATGGTGGACGGATTCCAGTTCATGTGGTTGCAGACGACATTTTGCCAG TTCTAGAGGATTTCAATTACCGGGACATGAAGAATATTGAACACATTTACAAGAACGTGTTGTTGTCAACGAAGAGCCGAGAGCAACAAAAAGCACTGGTCAAAAAGTACCTAGGATGG TTTGAAAACTTGTTGACAGACGATAAGAAAAAGATTTTACTGGACGAGCCACTGACAAGAAGCGATTGCGCATTTCTGCGAAGCTTTTACGGAGCTGCATTGCCAGATTAA
- the LOC136914215 gene encoding uncharacterized protein isoform X2, which produces MIEKLLRMFSRRKSKDASYVPLLLRYSETAKPLSLIIKRKRSIWKRPFAKDEMIFLAGLENSVCELDCAVSPMQFPEGLKSKLFDKYKKSSTPPGVAKRDSWGPILFKYCRVQYNKATTKLELMKGKFVGKYKITRAMSLVKDRKYDVVFNYDDDDDGDVDNDDPVDVVADNIFAVKPTRHVSLAKDLKCEDGSSNTDNDDGDNDDEKALKPLRFDKHLKHDTFNGDDDDCGDEHNNNDDVDGDGGRIPVHVVADDILPEDFNYRDMKNIEHIYKNVLLSTKSREQQKALVKKYLGWFENLLTDDKKKILLDEPLTRSDCAFLRSFYGAALPD; this is translated from the exons ATGATTGAAAAGCTACTTCGCATGTTTTCCAGAAGGAAATCTAAAGATGCAAGCTACGTGCCACTTTTGCTTCGATATTCAGAGACAGCAAAGCCTTTGTCCTTGATAATCAAACGAAAGAGATCAATATGGAAACGTCCTTTTGCGAAAGACGAAATGATCTTTCTCGCTGGCCTAGAAAACTCTGTTTGTGAATTAGACTGTGCTGTCTCTCCAATGCAGTTCCCAGAGGGTTTAAAATCCAAACTCTTTGATAAATACAAAAAAAGTTCAACCCCTCCGGGAGTTGCAAAAAGAGACTCATGGGGACCAATTCTTTTCAAGTACTGTCGTGTTCAGTACAATAAAGCGACAACAAAACTGGAGCTCATGAAGGGAAAGTTTGTTGGCAAGTACAAAATAACGCGTGCTATGAGTCTCGTTAAGGACCGGAAATATGATGTTGTGTTTaactatgatgatgatgacgatggtGATGTTGATAACGATGATCCAGTTGATGTGGTTgcagacaacatttttgcag TTAAACCGACACGACATGTCAGTCTCGCTAAGGACTTGAAATGTGAAGATGGTTCTTCTAACACTGACAATGATGATGgcgataatgatgatgaaaaaGCACTGAAACCACTTAGATTCGATAAACATTTGAAACATGACACTTTCAacggtgatgatgatgattgtgGTGAcgaacataataataatgacgatgTTGACGGCGATGGTGGACGGATTCCAGTTCATGTGGTTGCAGACGACATTTTGCCAG AGGATTTCAATTACCGGGACATGAAGAATATTGAACACATTTACAAGAACGTGTTGTTGTCAACGAAGAGCCGAGAGCAACAAAAAGCACTGGTCAAAAAGTACCTAGGATGG TTTGAAAACTTGTTGACAGACGATAAGAAAAAGATTTTACTGGACGAGCCACTGACAAGAAGCGATTGCGCATTTCTGCGAAGCTTTTACGGAGCTGCATTGCCAGATTAA